From a single Canis aureus isolate CA01 chromosome 5, VMU_Caureus_v.1.0, whole genome shotgun sequence genomic region:
- the TSSK3 gene encoding testis-specific serine/threonine-protein kinase 3, which produces MEDFLLSNGYQLGKTIGEGTYSKVKEAFSKKHQRKVAIKIIDKMGGPEEFIQRFLPRELQIVRTLDHKNIIRVYEMLESADGKIYLVMELAEGGDVFDCVLNGGPLPESRAKALFRQMVEAIRYCHGCGVAHRDLKCENALLQGFNLKLTDFGFAKVLPKSRRELSQTFCGSTAYAAPEVLQGIPHDSKKGDVWSMGVVLYVMLCASLPFDDTDIPKMLWQQQKGVSFPTHLGISAECQDLLKRLLEPDMILRPSIEEVSCHPWLAST; this is translated from the exons ATGGAGGACTTTCTGCTCTCCAATGGGTACCAGCTGGGCAAGACCATTGGGGAAGGGACCTACTCAAAAGTCAAAGAAGCATTTTCCAAAAAACACCAAAGAAAAGTGGCAATTAAAATTATTGACAAGATGGGAGGGCCAGAAG AATTTATCCAGAGATTCCTGCCTCGGGAGCTCCAGATTGTCCGCACCCTGGACCACAAGAACATCATCCGGGTGTATGAGATGCTGGAGTCTGCTGATGGGAAAATCTACCTGGTGATGGAGCTGGCTGAGGGAGGGGATGTCTTTGACTGTGTGCTGAATGGGGGGCCGCTGCCCGAGAGCCGGGCCAAGGCCCTCTTCCGTCAGATGGTCGAGGCCATCCGCTACTGCCATGGCTGTGGTGTGGCCCACCGGGACCTCAAGTGTGAGAACGCCTTGTTGCAGGGCTTCAATCTGAAGCTGACAGACTTTGGCTTTGCTAAGGTGTTGCCCAAGTCACGCCGAGAGCTGAGCCAGACCTTCTGTGGCAGCACAGCCTATGCCGCCCCTGAGGTGCTGCAGGGTATTCCCCATGATAGCAAGAAGGGGGACGTCTGGAGCATGGGTGTGGTCCTGTACGTCATGCTCTGTGCCAGCCTACCTTTTGACGACACAGACATTCCCAAGATGCTGTGGCAGCAGCAGAAGGGAGTGTCCTTCCCTACTCATCTGGGCATCTCGGCCGAATGCCAGGACCTGCTCAAGCGGCTCCTGGAACCAGATATGATCCTCCGGCCTTCAATTGAAGAAGTTAGTTGCCATCCATGGCTAGCAAGCACTTGA
- the FAM229A gene encoding protein FAM229A: MQPPLDARAVARRRHLPGSAWTRASSRALGRATASRPGPASASGRAPPGPDMSAQEPPQGRRFPIEAGDSPGLAAAPESQDSPEPVATEHNPVRPLRRCPGCHCLTLLHVPIDVYLAMGGSPRARAT; encoded by the exons ATGCAGCCGCCCCTCGACGCCCGGGCCGTGGCGCGCCGCAGACACCTGCCCGGCTCCGCCTGGACCCGAGCGTCCTCCCGCGCCCTGGGTCGGGCAACTGCTTCCCGCCCGGGACCGGCCTCGGCCTCCGGCAG AGCGCCCCCGGGCCCGGACATGAGTGCCCAGGAGCCCCCGCAGGGTCGGAGATTCCCCATTGAGGCCGGAGACTCCCCTGGCCTTGCCGCCGCCCCCGAGTCCCAGGACAGCCCGGAGCCGGTAGCCACGGAGCACAACCCGGTCAG GCCGCTTCGACGCTGCCCGGGCTGCCACTGCCTGACGCTGCTGCACGTGCCCATCGACGTCTACCTGGCCATGGGCGGGAGCCCCCGGGCCCGCGCCACCTGA